The following coding sequences are from one Enterococcus sp. 4G2_DIV0659 window:
- a CDS encoding HesB/YadR/YfhF family protein, which produces MKLTITPRAQQWFKEEVGVTSKSGIRFYGKIYGKTDVHEGFSIAMSVETPDQPLITEVIDGITYFIEETDDWFFKGYDLLVDYDEEKDEPKYVFDGNKEDLKQ; this is translated from the coding sequence ATGAAATTAACGATTACGCCTCGTGCGCAGCAATGGTTTAAAGAAGAAGTGGGAGTTACATCAAAGAGCGGTATTCGTTTTTATGGGAAAATTTATGGCAAGACAGATGTCCATGAGGGATTTTCCATCGCCATGTCTGTAGAAACACCAGATCAACCATTAATTACAGAAGTAATAGATGGTATTACTTATTTTATTGAGGAAACCGACGATTGGTTTTTTAAAGGGTATGATCTACTAGTGGATTATGATGAAGAAAAAGATGAGCCAAAATACGTATTTGATGGAAATAAAGAAGATTTAAAACAATAA
- a CDS encoding potassium channel family protein: MKQNFAIIGLGRFGGSICQTLIESGQEVLAIDSNEDRVNEYMNIATHAVVANAQDETTLRSLGIRNFDHVVVAIGEDIQASILVTLMVKEMGVPNVLAKAVNEYHARVLDKIGADLVVHPERDMGIRVAHKLVSRNILDYIELSNEVSLAEVRVTNPKFYGKTLGELNFRQRFGLTVVAIRRSKSEVIASPAAEEIVRENDNLLVVGETDDVDLLDEKMND, from the coding sequence ATGAAGCAAAATTTTGCAATTATCGGTCTCGGAAGATTTGGTGGAAGTATTTGCCAAACATTGATTGAATCAGGTCAAGAAGTTTTAGCAATAGATAGTAATGAAGATCGTGTAAATGAATACATGAATATAGCGACACATGCTGTCGTAGCGAATGCTCAGGATGAAACAACATTACGTTCTTTAGGCATCCGTAATTTTGATCACGTAGTTGTCGCTATTGGTGAGGATATTCAAGCAAGCATCCTAGTAACTTTAATGGTAAAAGAAATGGGTGTGCCAAATGTCTTAGCTAAAGCTGTTAATGAATATCATGCAAGAGTTTTGGATAAAATAGGCGCAGATTTGGTCGTCCACCCAGAACGAGATATGGGAATTAGAGTCGCACATAAATTAGTTTCTAGAAATATTTTAGATTATATTGAGTTGTCGAATGAGGTTTCTCTGGCAGAGGTACGGGTTACTAATCCAAAGTTTTATGGGAAAACATTGGGTGAGCTGAATTTTCGTCAACGTTTTGGTCTAACGGTTGTCGCAATCCGACGGTCAAAGTCAGAAGTTATTGCCTCACCAGCAGCGGAAGAAATTGTTAGAGAAAATGACAATTTATTAGTAGTCGGTGAGACAGACGATGTGGACTTATTAGACGAAAAGATGAATGATTAA
- a CDS encoding glycosyltransferase family 2 protein — protein MLSIIVPCYNEEESIPLFFEAVEKVSAQFQHPVEYIFINDGSKDFTLGALRKLYKEHPDKVRYLSFSRNFGKEAGLYAGLKEARGDLITVMDVDLQDPPELLPQMIQMLEENKELDCIGTRRGDREGEPAIRSFFARMFYRLVNKIGETEMVDGARDFRLMTRQMVDGILELTEYNRFSKGIFSWVGFNTEYISYENRERVAGATSWSFWSLLSYSIDGIVNFSEVPLNLASYVGAFSCFGSVIAMMIIFFRTIIIGDPTSGWPSMVCIVLFVGGLQLLCLGIIGKYIGKIFLETKKRPIYLVKETEKDHKD, from the coding sequence ATGTTGTCGATTATTGTCCCTTGTTATAATGAGGAAGAATCAATTCCATTATTTTTTGAAGCGGTTGAAAAAGTAAGTGCTCAGTTTCAACATCCTGTTGAATACATTTTTATTAATGATGGATCAAAAGATTTTACGCTAGGCGCGTTACGAAAACTCTACAAAGAACATCCTGACAAAGTTCGCTACCTTTCATTTTCAAGAAATTTTGGAAAAGAAGCAGGCTTGTATGCAGGTCTCAAAGAAGCAAGAGGAGATTTAATTACGGTAATGGATGTTGATTTACAAGATCCACCTGAATTATTACCCCAAATGATTCAAATGCTTGAAGAAAATAAAGAACTAGATTGTATCGGTACAAGACGTGGTGATCGTGAAGGAGAACCTGCAATCCGTAGCTTTTTTGCACGAATGTTTTATCGACTAGTGAACAAAATAGGTGAAACAGAAATGGTTGATGGGGCGAGAGATTTTCGCTTAATGACTCGTCAAATGGTCGATGGCATTTTAGAATTAACAGAGTACAACCGTTTTTCAAAGGGAATTTTTAGCTGGGTTGGTTTTAATACTGAATACATTTCCTATGAGAATCGTGAACGTGTTGCAGGTGCAACATCATGGTCTTTTTGGAGTCTATTGAGTTATTCTATTGATGGTATTGTCAATTTTTCTGAAGTACCATTAAACCTTGCTTCTTATGTAGGAGCATTTTCATGTTTTGGTTCGGTAATAGCGATGATGATTATTTTCTTTAGAACAATCATTATAGGTGATCCAACAAGCGGTTGGCCATCAATGGTTTGTATTGTCTTATTTGTTGGCGGCTTACAGTTGCTTTGTCTAGGAATTATTGGGAAATACATAGGAAAAATTTTCCTAGAAACCAAAAAGAGACCAATTTATCTTGTAAAAGAAACTGAAAAAGATCATAAAGACTAG
- a CDS encoding sensor histidine kinase, with translation MTGKISRQMLSLYAACSTFIVVLITLFSYFHSIKQKNWMLELIQRKIFYIPLIFHMILISLLVGLSTFLLVSIVQKAQYGRIEEKLRLLARGSYENPVITKSVPHASNDQYIGEVDQDILKIRTKLLEMSKELQLLNSRPQIMDGETKEEILEAERHRLARELHDSVSQQLFAAMMMMSALNEQAQKTETQEMFRKQLVMVTDIINASQSEMRALLLHLRPVSLEGKSLRKGIEQLLKELQTKIKIELTWDVEDVHLNSSIEDHLFRIVQELLSNTLRHAKAKELEVYLHQVDKNVLLRLVDDGVGFDMNENENKAGSYGLKNIRERVAGMGGIVKIISFKGQGTSVEIKVPVVD, from the coding sequence ATGACGGGTAAAATATCACGACAGATGCTTTCTTTGTATGCTGCATGTAGCACGTTTATTGTGGTATTGATTACTCTGTTTTCTTATTTTCATTCAATTAAGCAAAAAAATTGGATGTTGGAGCTAATTCAGCGAAAAATATTTTATATTCCGCTGATTTTCCATATGATTTTAATCTCTCTTTTAGTAGGACTTTCAACCTTTTTACTCGTATCTATTGTACAGAAAGCACAATATGGTAGAATTGAAGAAAAACTTCGTTTATTAGCTAGAGGAAGTTACGAAAATCCGGTGATCACCAAGAGTGTTCCTCACGCTAGTAATGATCAATACATTGGGGAAGTAGATCAGGATATTTTAAAAATCAGAACCAAGCTATTAGAGATGTCAAAGGAGTTACAACTGCTTAATAGCCGTCCGCAAATTATGGATGGAGAAACCAAAGAAGAAATTTTAGAAGCTGAGCGTCACCGCTTAGCAAGAGAACTACATGATTCTGTTAGCCAGCAATTATTTGCTGCTATGATGATGATGTCTGCTTTAAATGAGCAGGCCCAGAAAACAGAGACACAAGAGATGTTTCGTAAGCAATTAGTGATGGTAACAGATATTATCAATGCTTCCCAGTCTGAAATGCGGGCATTGTTACTTCATTTACGTCCTGTAAGTTTGGAAGGAAAAAGTTTACGAAAAGGGATTGAACAATTATTAAAAGAATTGCAAACCAAAATTAAAATTGAGTTGACTTGGGATGTTGAAGATGTTCATTTGAACAGCAGTATTGAAGACCATCTTTTTAGAATCGTCCAAGAGTTGCTTTCTAATACATTACGGCATGCCAAAGCAAAAGAACTTGAAGTTTATTTGCACCAAGTAGATAAAAATGTTTTATTACGTTTGGTTGATGACGGTGTTGGTTTTGATATGAATGAAAATGAGAATAAAGCTGGAAGCTATGGGTTAAAAAATATTCGAGAGCGTGTAGCTGGTATGGGTGGTATCGTTAAGATTATCAGTTTTAAGGGACAGGGAACTAGCGTAGAAATCAAAGTTCCTGTTGTAGATTAA
- a CDS encoding helix-turn-helix domain-containing protein, whose translation MLEDLLLDDVAQRKISVFKHLLMTADGTYSIHYFEQFTDFSYARLNSLFSDIHEDLLEKQGLELLNSQGKVQINTSILRDIPYSHFLFRKSLPYKFLLATILEKNYTIEDFCRDHFISRASIIRRLQPLINYLKNFGIQLNCSKLQLNGDENIIRIAYLNFFWLASYGEDIFIALDETKRGFDLFDQEDRQWMTYTEPREWYLLKTISHLRIRKKHFMIEPPFKQLIFPKTNSSFVEQLKQLRLPKPIVERESTFLSYMMFYWSLYFYANDPRIPYVKEYMDSQYQPLGELIKHFEQFYTPLFSEKKLTSDERKLLNINIFTTCLNHSVVENSLPLAINFMESYMKEQKPLYEPLSCKVRTFLNEVTTIQEFVWIKKCLEDLVHICTLLLLPYYERSNKKYQLRVGIILSPNAIFLQSLFDFLEQISFISVSFVASTSDETCDFYIATSKLLLSNKIKQDNNFQIIPLSPALDYQVHLIDTLHKRYTEKLSSFAV comes from the coding sequence ATGCTGGAAGACCTTTTACTAGATGATGTTGCGCAACGCAAAATCAGTGTTTTTAAGCATTTACTAATGACTGCTGATGGTACGTATAGCATTCATTATTTTGAACAGTTTACAGATTTTTCATATGCAAGATTAAATTCATTGTTCTCTGATATACATGAAGATCTTTTGGAAAAACAAGGGCTTGAGCTTCTAAATTCTCAGGGAAAAGTACAGATTAACACGTCCATATTACGTGATATTCCTTATTCACATTTTTTATTTCGAAAAAGTTTGCCTTACAAATTTCTACTTGCGACAATTTTAGAAAAAAACTATACAATAGAAGATTTTTGCAGAGATCATTTTATCAGTAGAGCATCTATTATCCGAAGACTTCAACCTTTAATCAACTACTTGAAAAATTTTGGTATTCAATTGAATTGCTCAAAACTTCAGCTTAATGGAGATGAAAATATCATCCGAATTGCCTATTTGAATTTTTTTTGGCTTGCATCCTATGGAGAAGATATTTTTATAGCTTTAGACGAAACCAAAAGAGGCTTTGACTTATTTGACCAAGAAGATCGTCAATGGATGACCTACACCGAACCTCGAGAATGGTATCTTCTAAAAACAATTTCTCACTTAAGAATTAGAAAAAAACATTTTATGATCGAACCGCCATTTAAACAGCTAATTTTTCCTAAAACAAATAGTTCTTTCGTTGAACAGTTGAAACAACTAAGATTACCTAAACCAATCGTCGAACGAGAATCTACCTTTTTATCGTATATGATGTTTTATTGGAGTCTTTACTTTTATGCCAATGATCCTAGAATCCCTTATGTAAAAGAGTATATGGACAGCCAATACCAACCCTTGGGAGAACTGATTAAGCATTTCGAACAGTTTTATACACCATTATTTTCAGAAAAAAAACTAACTTCTGATGAAAGAAAATTGCTGAATATTAATATTTTTACGACCTGTTTGAATCATTCTGTTGTGGAAAACTCTTTGCCTTTAGCCATCAACTTTATGGAATCTTACATGAAAGAACAAAAACCTTTGTACGAACCCTTATCTTGTAAAGTTAGAACATTTTTAAATGAAGTAACGACTATTCAAGAGTTTGTTTGGATAAAAAAATGTTTAGAGGATCTTGTTCATATTTGTACGTTGTTACTTCTTCCCTATTATGAAAGAAGTAACAAAAAATATCAGTTACGTGTGGGGATTATTTTGTCTCCCAATGCCATTTTTTTACAGTCTCTTTTTGATTTTCTAGAACAAATTTCTTTTATTTCTGTCTCTTTTGTTGCTTCAACCTCGGATGAAACATGCGACTTTTACATAGCAACATCTAAACTTTTATTATCCAATAAAATTAAACAAGATAACAATTTTCAGATCATTCCTTTGTCGCCTGCTCTAGACTATCAAGTCCATCTTATCGATACGCTACATAAAAGGTATACTGAAAAATTATCTTCTTTTGCTGTTTAA
- a CDS encoding phosphoglycerate dehydrogenase, giving the protein MNKPIIYLQEHMKKEQIEIIKQTASGYTVFDSTRDHSPIEKDAIEIMLGWDSTLGQQLLSSNTSRLKWVQSISAGVDTFDLKGFAEKKILLSNASGIHSISISEHVLGVLFAEFRGIRTSITNQTNKHWTRENISYQQLATKKMLIVGTGQIGQQLASFAHGLGIQAYGVNTSGHVTNGFIECYSQQNMSRIVKEMDIVVNILPLTDKTYHLYNTQMFLSMKPGTVFINVGRGSSVNTEDLIGALSNGQISFAALDVFEEEPLPDNSPLWTMDNVLITPHISGLTSDFKTKLLTIFLQNLQQFIKDSTLIKNEITLKKGY; this is encoded by the coding sequence ATGAACAAACCGATTATCTATCTTCAAGAACACATGAAAAAAGAACAGATCGAAATTATCAAGCAAACAGCATCAGGTTACACTGTTTTTGATTCTACAAGAGATCACTCACCTATTGAAAAAGATGCTATCGAAATTATGTTAGGTTGGGATTCGACTTTAGGTCAACAATTACTAAGCTCTAATACTAGTCGTTTAAAGTGGGTTCAATCAATTTCTGCAGGTGTGGACACATTTGATTTAAAGGGTTTTGCCGAAAAAAAGATTTTATTATCGAATGCTAGCGGTATCCATAGCATATCAATCTCAGAACATGTTCTAGGTGTGTTATTCGCCGAGTTTCGAGGAATTCGGACAAGTATCACTAATCAGACAAACAAACACTGGACAAGGGAAAACATTTCCTATCAGCAATTAGCTACTAAAAAAATGCTGATTGTAGGAACTGGACAAATTGGCCAGCAATTAGCTAGTTTTGCTCACGGGTTAGGGATTCAAGCTTATGGTGTGAACACAAGCGGACATGTTACTAACGGATTCATTGAATGCTATTCGCAACAAAATATGAGCAGAATCGTCAAAGAAATGGATATCGTTGTGAATATTTTGCCATTGACAGACAAAACCTATCATCTTTATAATACACAAATGTTTTTATCCATGAAACCAGGAACAGTGTTTATCAATGTCGGACGTGGCTCTTCTGTCAATACAGAAGACTTAATTGGAGCATTGTCTAATGGACAAATCAGCTTTGCTGCTTTAGATGTTTTTGAAGAGGAACCGTTGCCTGATAATAGTCCATTATGGACAATGGACAACGTCTTGATAACACCTCATATTTCTGGGTTAACATCAGATTTCAAAACAAAATTACTGACTATATTCTTACAAAATCTCCAACAGTTTATCAAAGATAGTACTTTAATAAAAAATGAAATCACATTAAAAAAAGGATATTAA
- the liaF gene encoding cell wall-active antibiotics response protein LiaF: protein MNNPWRFFIVVEALLFILTLWQILHNPGLVVLLVLGILSVIYAMKKVHRSNFNNFQLVLGVILILIGVMNSPAFWLMLVFGVLFVGLKGVEIAGVDITQRAPWRKKQMIMVETTNVEPKSGRRFKRPWFANERIGSNVYEWDDINIDILSGDTIVDLGNTLLPKEDNIIIIRKGFGRTRILVPLGVAVTLEHSTFYGNVNFEEEKYHLKNESLKVYSSDFDTNNRRLKILTNTLVGDIEVIRV, encoded by the coding sequence ATGAATAACCCATGGCGTTTTTTTATTGTAGTAGAAGCGTTACTTTTTATTTTAACTTTATGGCAAATTTTACATAACCCAGGTTTGGTCGTGTTATTAGTCCTGGGAATTTTAAGTGTTATTTATGCAATGAAAAAAGTTCATCGCAGTAATTTTAATAATTTTCAATTAGTATTAGGCGTTATTTTGATCTTAATTGGCGTGATGAACAGTCCCGCTTTTTGGTTGATGTTAGTATTTGGTGTCTTATTTGTTGGATTAAAAGGGGTAGAAATTGCTGGTGTAGATATCACTCAGCGGGCACCTTGGAGAAAAAAACAAATGATTATGGTAGAAACGACCAATGTTGAACCTAAAAGTGGTCGTCGTTTCAAGCGACCGTGGTTTGCCAATGAGCGAATAGGCAGCAATGTTTATGAATGGGATGATATTAATATTGATATTCTCTCAGGAGATACGATTGTTGATCTAGGAAATACATTACTGCCTAAAGAAGATAACATTATCATTATTCGTAAAGGATTTGGACGTACCAGAATTTTAGTTCCTCTTGGTGTTGCGGTCACTTTAGAGCATTCAACTTTCTATGGGAATGTGAATTTTGAAGAAGAAAAATATCACTTAAAAAATGAATCCTTAAAAGTTTATAGCAGTGATTTTGATACGAACAATCGCCGTTTGAAAATTCTTACTAATACATTGGTAGGAGATATAGAGGTGATTCGGGTATGA
- a CDS encoding response regulator — protein sequence MIKVMLVDDHEMVRLGVSSYLSIQEDIEVVGEAENGRIGYEKALELRPDVILMDLVMDEMDGIESTKAILKDWPQARIIIVTSFIDDEKVYPAIEAGAAGYLLKTSTAHEIANAIRAISRGERVLEPEVTTKMMERLTKKQEPVLHEDLTNREHEILMLIAKGRSNQEIADELFITLKTVKTHVSNILAKLDVEDRTQAAIYAFQHGLAK from the coding sequence GTGATCAAAGTGATGTTAGTGGATGACCATGAAATGGTACGATTAGGCGTATCCTCTTATTTGTCAATACAAGAAGATATTGAAGTTGTTGGAGAAGCTGAAAATGGTCGTATTGGTTATGAAAAAGCATTAGAATTACGTCCAGACGTGATTTTGATGGACTTAGTTATGGATGAAATGGATGGTATTGAATCAACCAAAGCAATTTTAAAGGATTGGCCGCAAGCTCGAATTATTATCGTTACAAGTTTTATTGATGATGAAAAAGTTTATCCTGCCATTGAAGCCGGCGCTGCGGGCTATCTTTTGAAAACGTCCACAGCACACGAAATTGCGAATGCAATCCGAGCGATTTCAAGGGGAGAGCGTGTATTAGAGCCAGAAGTCACGACCAAAATGATGGAGCGTTTGACTAAAAAACAAGAGCCTGTTCTGCATGAAGACTTAACGAACCGAGAACACGAAATTTTAATGTTGATCGCAAAAGGGCGTAGTAATCAAGAAATTGCTGATGAGCTATTTATTACACTTAAAACAGTTAAGACCCATGTATCAAATATTTTAGCTAAGCTAGATGTAGAAGATCGTACACAAGCGGCTATTTATGCCTTTCAGCATGGTTTAGCAAAATAA